In Streptomyces venezuelae, the sequence TCGGCCTGCTGGATCGAGACGCTCCCCGACCCGGAGGCGGTGCCCGCGCCGGACCGTCATCCCGTACGCGTCGTCGCCCGCCAGAACGACGAGGTCGTCTTCGCCGCCACGGCGTCCATCGCCACCGCCGCAGCCGCCCCCCACCGCGCGTACGCCGAGCACTGACCGGCCCCACCCCTGCGGAAGAACGACGAAGGCGCCTGATCGGGACCCCGCCCGACAGGCGCCTTCGCGCTCCGGCCGGCAGGCCCCCGGCCCGACCCGGCCCGGCCAGGTCGGCCCGGTCAGACCTTCCTGACCACGCTGGACTTCAGCTGCATCGCGCCGAACCCCTCGACCTTGCAGTCGATGTCATGGCCGTCGACGCCGTCCACCAGGCGGATGTTGCGGACCTTCGTGCCCGCCTTGATGCCGGACGGGCTGCCCTTGACCTTCAGGCCCTTGACCACCGTCACGGTGTCCCCGTCGGCCAGCACGTTGCCGACCGCGTCCTTGACC encodes:
- a CDS encoding zinc ribbon domain-containing protein YjdM yields the protein MTENPLPPCPECAGPYAYEMGALLVCPECGHEWPLASGASGGESGGASAERVVKDAVGNVLADGDTVTVVKGLKVKGSPSGIKAGTKVRNIRLVDGVDGHDIDCKVEGFGAMQLKSSVVRKV